tttatatttctaaAGTAAAAACTCATTCTTGCTGTTACATTGAATTACATAATGCACTAATTTAGACTCTTGCTCTTAATATATTATAGATAAGTTGTACCACAATATTGTAGCAGGAAGACTAATGCAAAGCTATTTCTTGATTGATTTACAATATGATTCAAATTAGACAATTAGTTTGAAAACTTGAAATTAATGCAGAAACCATTACATGAATGTTGTAATCTAATTACTGATGTGAATGCAAAAAGAGACCAACTTGGTACACGCATGGCCCACCAATAAAGCACCATTTGTTTGGCAGCTACACAGAAGTTGCTGGGAAAGTTCCGAAGCACCATATCTTCTGTGAACAAGATGTGTCTTGCAATATTTACACAAAAAGTGGGAAAAAAAAGTCCAGCCTATTGTTTGTTGGCTATTGTTAGATGAGAAAGTTTTGGATCCTGAACTGATTTTATTGAGCAGCTGCTAAACCAGATAAAAATCTAATATCAGAGTGAAAAGAAGATATTATAATGGATATCCCCTCCAGCAGTAACGCCGACTGCTTTGATTTTGCTTTATATGATTATCTGCAGTCGCATCACATCTCCTCCAGCACTAGCACTAGTTGCTTTGATCTTGCTTTAGATATTCTAGCCAAGCTTGACAAAATGCCCCTATTTGGCGGGGACTTCGTGGACCTGAAGAAGAGGGTAAGATTAATGAAAACCTGTTTTCTGTATGTCAAAAAGTGTAGGAGGAGGAGGAACCCCGAAGCGCTTTTGGAGCATGATCGCGAGGACAGGTGTAATATTATGTCTGAAAATTTGAGACGTAGTAGTGTTTGCTTCAGAATTCAAGATGTGGCTATCAGGATGATTCAAGAACTTCAGCCTGCTTATTTTCAATATATTCATTCTGGTCGTTACTTAGATTATGCCAGCATTGAAAGTGCGATTACCAGATCCAAGGAAAATATCAAACTGTTTCTTGAGACAGATCTCAAGAAATCATGCGCCGCCATCATCATCGACTATTACCCACCAGGAGATCCACGACTAGTTATGGATCTTATTATGTGCCTTTTAGAGACTTTGGATGGGCTTTTACGTGTTGGGGAGCTAAGGGATACAATTAGAAATAGGCTAAAACTCTTAAGGAATCTCATTGGCTTTGTGACAATGCAAGGTCTTGAATGTTCGCAACTGACAGATCTCTTGACTTACACTGTAGTTGCAGCTGGAAGCCTGATTTCTATATGTCTGTCTGACTATGATGATGAACAAGCGGTCAATCGAATGGAATCTGAAATTTATCAGCTGATACACGAGAAGATCAATCTTCATGATCTCCAAGTTCGAGAAACTTTTGTCCATGTCCTGACAGCTTCAAAGAAACGACCGAGATCATCATATGATTTAGCCCTTCAGAAGAATGACGATCCAGTGGTAGGCCAGTTTATTGGTTCTCTCTGCTATTATCTTATAGATCTACTAGGATCTTATGCCAGTTTTCAGGTTCCAGTGAAGGATCAAATACTGAAACTCCATGAGGGATTAAGATACCTGGATATCCTTCTTAAACAGGAGGAGAAACTAGGTGATGAAATAAAGGATCTTATTGGAGTTGCGGTCTCTGATGTAGGAATTTTGACCTTCTCCCTTTCTGTCAATGAAATCAAAGAAGGCTTGCCTGAGGAAACAGATCTTGGGGTGTTTCATTTGCACAAAGTTCTCAAATATATGGTGGCAGAGGTTGCACACAATTATCCACTAAAATCACCATATTCATCATTTAATTATCCTAGACCCAATGAGTTGGGCTGTATGGATTCTTTCCTAGAAAATCTCAAGGAACTAGCAAGGTGTGATGAGGCTGATGATTCAATTGGTTTTCAACATCATAGAATCCAAGTGATCCAAAACGATCTCGTATTCTTAAGATCTTTCCTGGAAAATATCAAGGAGCAACGCTATCAGAATGGAAAACTTCAAGCTTTCTGGAGTCATGTTATGGAGGCTGCTTACAAGGCGGAGTTACTGATTGACTTGGCATTTGTTGGTGATAAATGTGAAGATTCTTTGGATGCTGTTTCTAGAGATATCAATCTTTTGAAGATTGAGGCCCCAGAGATCCATAATGGTCAAACCCAAAGAGTTAACAATACTTCCCTTCACATACCATCACAACTTACTATCGCCATGCATGACGAAGATCTGGTAGGTCTCAAAGACGAGGTGGAAACTATTACTCATCGGCTTACGAGAGGATCAAAGCAATTGGATGTTGTTCCCATTGTGGGTATGCCTGGCCTTGGGAAGACCACATTAGCCAATAATGTTTATAATGCTCCTTCAGTTAGGTCACATTTCCATGTTCGTGGTTGGTGTCGTGTTTCTCAAACATATAACATACGCAGTATGTTAGTTCAACTTTTGTGTAGTAGTTCTTCTAAGAGTTCTGATGAATATCTTAAGATGGATGAAAATGATTTGGCCATGAAGCTAAGGCAGGTTTTGCTGAGAAGCAGGTATCTCCTTTTTTTGGATGACTTGTGGGACGTTGAGGCATGGATTTTATTGGAAAAATTACTGCCAAATGATGCCAATGGAAGCAGGATTCTCTTCACCAGTAGATGCCGGTATTTATCTTTGCATTTCGAACCTAATAGCGAGCCTTACCATCTCCGCCATCTTACTGACGAAGAGAGTTGGACATTGCTGCAGAGAAAGCTATTTGGAACGGAAGATTGTCCTCCCGCGCTAAGTGAAGTTGGATCTCAAATATCAAAACTTTGTCAGGGCTTACCCCTCGCAGTTGTCCTTATTGCTGGAATTCTTGCTACTACTGCACAAGATAGCTGGGAAGAAGTTGCAAAAAGTCTAAGTTCTATCGTCCTTGAGGATGAATACTGCATGAAGGCACTTGAGCTGAGTTATAGTCATTTACCAGATTATTTGAAGCCATGCCTTCTGTATTTTGCTGCATTTCAAGAAGATGAGGTTATTAATGTGCGAAGGTTGTTACGGCTTTGGATCTCTGAAAGATTCGTGCAACAAACTGAAGGAAAGAGCTTAAAGGAAGCAGCTTATGACTACTTGACGACTCTAATTAATAGAAGTTTAGTTATGGTTGTCAGACAAAGAAATGTGGGTGGTGCCAAATACTGTCTACTTCACGATTTGGTACACGAGTTTTGTGTGAAAAAAGCCAAAGAAGAAAGTTTTCTATATGCTATTCATAGTTGGAACCCTCTTTGTCTTACTGGACCAAGCAACCCCCACCGAGTTTGTGTTTCCAATGCCAGGGAATTGAAGATTTGGGAGTTAACGCTTATTTTTCCCAATTTACGatctttgatcttgtttggacaTGTTCATATTGAACATGAAGAGGAGGATTTGGGTATTTTGTTACCTAAACTTCTC
The genomic region above belongs to Coffea arabica cultivar ET-39 chromosome 7c, Coffea Arabica ET-39 HiFi, whole genome shotgun sequence and contains:
- the LOC113699842 gene encoding putative late blight resistance protein homolog R1B-23 gives rise to the protein MDIPSSSNADCFDFALYDYLQSHHISSSTSTSCFDLALDILAKLDKMPLFGGDFVDLKKRVRLMKTCFLYVKKCRRRRNPEALLEHDREDRCNIMSENLRRSSVCFRIQDVAIRMIQELQPAYFQYIHSGRYLDYASIESAITRSKENIKLFLETDLKKSCAAIIIDYYPPGDPRLVMDLIMCLLETLDGLLRVGELRDTIRNRLKLLRNLIGFVTMQGLECSQLTDLLTYTVVAAGSLISICLSDYDDEQAVNRMESEIYQLIHEKINLHDLQVRETFVHVLTASKKRPRSSYDLALQKNDDPVVGQFIGSLCYYLIDLLGSYASFQVPVKDQILKLHEGLRYLDILLKQEEKLGDEIKDLIGVAVSDVGILTFSLSVNEIKEGLPEETDLGVFHLHKVLKYMVAEVAHNYPLKSPYSSFNYPRPNELGCMDSFLENLKELARCDEADDSIGFQHHRIQVIQNDLVFLRSFLENIKEQRYQNGKLQAFWSHVMEAAYKAELLIDLAFVGDKCEDSLDAVSRDINLLKIEAPEIHNGQTQRVNNTSLHIPSQLTIAMHDEDLVGLKDEVETITHRLTRGSKQLDVVPIVGMPGLGKTTLANNVYNAPSVRSHFHVRGWCRVSQTYNIRSMLVQLLCSSSSKSSDEYLKMDENDLAMKLRQVLLRSRYLLFLDDLWDVEAWILLEKLLPNDANGSRILFTSRCRYLSLHFEPNSEPYHLRHLTDEESWTLLQRKLFGTEDCPPALSEVGSQISKLCQGLPLAVVLIAGILATTAQDSWEEVAKSLSSIVLEDEYCMKALELSYSHLPDYLKPCLLYFAAFQEDEVINVRRLLRLWISERFVQQTEGKSLKEAAYDYLTTLINRSLVMVVRQRNVGGAKYCLLHDLVHEFCVKKAKEESFLYAIHSWNPLCLTGPSNPHRVCVSNARELKIWELTLIFPNLRSLILFGHVHIEHEEEDLGILLPKLLRVLDFGSLGFRYNSFPMEVVLLVHLRYLALKRITYIPSAIANLSRLETLIVVDPDFDIELPSTIWNIKTLSHLRVLNYHGVWSMGFIFPLGNLEGSPDLDHLDTLHLAIDPSPQSLQKILRKLPSLRRLKCRERWNSSREATRNCNEILEFDGLSQLESLYLFRFHGCGFKFPSNLKKLALFCNGQPWSEISTIGKLPNLEVLKLLDRCFVGEEWEMKEGEFPKLRVLKLSMLKFRNWTASSDNFSRLEKLVLRWCGELEKVPSCLGECETLEMIQVKGCRESVVDSVKQIQQEQKDMGNEVLRIEIDNYDDRSISSEEESTEAESSPSEAEEVSSERESISSHHAVGNCESECTVGFHSSGQIKLYLHMLNQFNYIIVHVSLNSLPRQTIHVSFSSVYMLNQSNDMLIHVYFEAISGGV